One genomic window of Branchiostoma lanceolatum isolate klBraLanc5 chromosome 5, klBraLanc5.hap2, whole genome shotgun sequence includes the following:
- the LOC136434906 gene encoding uncharacterized protein, translating to MHSSMFMTCNYYCCCWCCYCFVPDPARIRPDGRCGPDFPVEEGVPGECDATGRTPCCSADGLCGNSELHCDCPGCIDYSLLIVPDCPPGYHKLRDTCYGASSHVANYTEAERACAKDGGTLAMPKHLKTDFFLIGLMIRASTEGDFWIGIDDRRWENNQTFADGTKLADCAFTKWSDSALRERSHNCVMYTKDSGYFWHDMSCLEERRYLCQIGPGITEDCPTVSATTPPQRSPTSDAPSWTTRPPVVGTTRPPVVGTTRPPIVGITQGQGASTAPVWTWPRHGSTPPPPPPPARNTFIPFMLGQNGETAAQEQDAGESAAVAVGGSVGAVAAVGVGVGVGVLAYKKLMLTKVVPLGLM from the exons ATGCATAGTTCGATGTTCATGACTTGTAATTACTACTGTTGTTGCtggtgttgttattgttttgttccAGATCCTGCCCGAATCAGACCAGACGGCCGCTGCGGGCCAGACTTTCCCGTTGAAGAAGGAGTTCCCGGAGAGTGTGACGCCACAGGACGGACGCCATGTTGTTCTGCTGACGGACTGTGTGGCAATTCCGAACTCCACTGTGACTGTCCGGGATGTATCGACTACAGCCTGCTCATAG TTCCCGACTGTCCTCCCGGGTACCACAAGCTGAGGGACACGTGCTACGGGGCGAGCAGCCACGTGGCGAATTACACAGAGGCAGAGAGAGCATGCGCAAAGGACGGGGGAACCCTAGccatgcctaaacacctcaagACCGACTTCTTTCTTATAGGGCTCATGATAAG GGCGTCAACAGAAGGGGACTTTTGGATCGGAATAGATGACAGACGCTGGGAGAACAACCAGACGTTCGCAGACGGCACCAAGCTGGCCGACTGCGCCTTCACAAA GTGGTCTGATTCGGCTCTGAGGGAAAGGTCTCACAACTGTGTCATGTACACCAAAGACTCTGGCTACTTTTGGCACGACATGAGCTGCCTCGAGGAAAGGAGATACCTGTGTCAGATCG GTCCAGGGATCACAGAAGATTGTCCGACTG TGTCTGCCACCACACCGCCACAGCGCAGTCCGACTTCAGATGCGCCATCTTGGACAACCCGACCACCTGTTGTAGGGACAACCCGACCACCTGTTGTAGGGACAACCCGGCCACCTATTGTAGGGATAACCCAAGGTCAAGGTGCAAGTACAGCACCCGTCTGGACCTGGCCACGTCACGGCAGCACCCCGCCACCACCGCCGCCGCCTGCCAGGAACACTTTCATCCCGTTCATGCTTGGGCAAAATGGCGAGACAGCCGCACAGGAACAAGATGCGGGAGAAAGCGCAGCCGTCGCAGTGGGAGGGTCGGTTGGGGCAGTAGCTGCGGTAGGGGTGGGGGTCGGCGTAGGAGTCCTAGCTTACAAGAAGTTAATGCTTACCAAGGTTGTTCCACTCGGATTAATGTAG
- the LOC136435233 gene encoding collectin-11-like, which produces MLNIGVSVSQCPDQSIAFNHACYEFSTEELGYDDAKQYCEDRNGTLAMPKTAAVDAYIVGILQYTGYESGYWIGVEEVLNGEPIWSDGTPVSSCPYDAFAEGEPAFPGVFFRVPRQCVMIQTVDDFLWGTDTCWDVKRFVCQFGE; this is translated from the exons ATGCTAAATATAG GTGTCAGCGTATCGCAGTGTCCTGACCAGAGCATCGCCTTTAACCACGCCTGTTACGAGTTCTCCACCGAGGAATTGGGATATGATGACGCCAAACAGTACTGTGAGGATCGGAACGGCACGCTGGCCATGCCCAAGACGGCAGCTGTGGACGCGTACATCGTGGGAATCCTTCAGTACACGGGCTATGAATCTGGGTACTGGATAG GAGTAGAGGAGGTCTTGAACGGGGAACCGATATGGAGTGACGGCACACCGGTCTCGAGCTGCCCGTACGACGCCTTTGCTGAAGGAGAACCCGCCTTTCCCGGGGTTTTCTTCCGCGTGCCGAGGCAATGCGTCATGATACAGACTGTGGACGATTTTCTTTGGGGCACGGATACTTGCTGGGATGTGAAGCGCTTCGTCTGCCAATTTGGTGAGTAA
- the LOC136435235 gene encoding C-type lectin domain family 17, member A-like produces the protein MINIGVSVSQCPDQSIAFNHACYEFSTEELEYDDAKQYCEDRSGTLAMPKTAAVDAYIVGILQYYSSGYPHGYWIGVEEGYQKEPTWSDGTPVWSLTGCRYEVFDEGEPYFPGIRTRMPPQCVMIRTYETPTDFVWMTDTCWEAKRFVCQFGE, from the exons ATGATAAACATAG GTGTCAGCGTATCGCAGTGTCCTGACCAGAGCATCGCCTTTAACCACGCCTGTTACGAGTTCTCCACCGAGGAGTTGGAATATGATGACGCCAAACAGTACTGCGAGGATCGGAGCGGCACGCTGGCCATGCCCAAGACGGCAGCTGTGGACGCGTACATCGTGGGAATCCTTCAGTACTATAGCTCGGGCTATCCACATGGGTACTGGATAG GAGTAGAGGAAGGTTACCAGAAGGAGCCGACGTGGAGCGACGGTACACCGGTCTGGAGCCTCACCGGTTGCCGCTACGAAGTCTTCGATGAAGGAGAGCCTTACTTCCCCGGTATTCGTACCCGCATGCCGCCCCAGTGCGTCATGATCAGGACTTACGAAACTCCGACCGACTTCGTTTGGATGACCGACACGTGCTGGGAGGCGAAGCGCTTCGTCTGCCAATTTGGTGAGTGA